AATTCCAACCATCAATTTTACGCGAATGTAAAAGCCAGAGCCGAACAGCTTGCCCGAGTTACAGCGCGCGATCAGATGATGAAAGACCTCAATGGCTCGGAATTCACGTTTAACTTTTTGCCGTTTTCCGGCACCGTGACGCTCAGAAAAGAAGCCGGGATCGCCGACCGCGCGACGGAAACCATCAGGTTGCGTTATGGATTGGAGATTACCGGAAAGACCGATGCCGGCGGCAAAGCTGCGCTGGTGGAGACCGGATTCATCTCGCTGAACATCAATCTGGTCAATAACACTGTGCCTTCATCGACTCGCGATTTCGCGTTTTCGGGATTTGGAACCTTTTATGATGACGGCGATTCCATCGCTGCGGCGGCGCTTGCCACAGGTATCTATTCAGGTCCCGTGCATACCAACACCCATTACAGTTTCCGTTCTTCAAACAGCGTTACTTTTCGCAATGTGGTCTCTCAGGTTGACGATTACATTCGTATGAACAGCACCAGTTTTGCGAGCGGACATCGAAGCGTACCGACAACCGATATTACCGGCATAGACATCAGCGCCGAAGGTTATAAGCGGGTCGCCAGAGTGCCGCTGCCGGAAAATAATTTTTCGCAGGAATACGCCGTGATTAACTCGACCGGCGTGTTAGACCTCAATGCCGATGGGACGCCGGTTGACCCGCCGGGAGTCATACCGGTTGACAATCAGGGAGACCCGATTCCCGTATTTGACAATGACGGACGGGTGAATGTTCATGTGCTCAAAGCCAACCTGCGAACCGCATCCAATACGCAACCAACCATCACCGGCAATAACCTGGCTTCCGGTGTTTATGTTTCATCGGCTGATGGCAGCACGATTACCGGCGCAGGGATTTATGTGGAAGGCAATGCCGACGATGTTCAGCTTTATGCGCTCAATGGCGATCAATATTATGTCGTCAAACAAGGCAGCAATACGACCACCATCAAGGTCAGCGCCTCGTTAAACCAAACGACCATTACCAAAGGTTCAAATTCAACGACCTTCACGGGAATCCCTATGGATAAATCTGACCCGAATAATATAAAACCGGGGGTATCGTTTTTTGTAGACGGCAGCATCGTCAGTTTGCGTGGCGGCAAAGACGGTTCGACCAACCGACGGGCGCTCGCTTCAGGCTCAAGAGTGACCATCACAGCGCAACGTCACATCACCTTGACCGGAGATATAAAATTCACCGACCCGGTGGTTGATTCCTTTGGCAACCCGGTTTCCAATATCTCGAGCGCGCAAAATGTCCTTGGCATCTTCACCAATGATGGCAACGTCTATACCAAGCCGAACTCGCAATATGTCAGCGGTCCTGGTCTGAGCATGGAAGTCAATGCGGCGGTGGCGGCTTTCAACAGCAAAACCAGCAATGACGGCGGACAAATCGAAGGCTCATTCACTTATGCCAGTGGCAGCACCACGCCGGGGAATAACGATGTGTTCGTGTTGATCGGTTCGCGTGTGCAATCGAAAGCCAATCTGACGAACTACAAAAAAGTAAACCGCTTTTTTGATGTGCGGTTTTCGGGTGGCAAGTTTGCTCCGCCATTTTATCCGGGAACTTCATATGAATTGAACAATGAGGAGTTGCCCGGCGATGTCGCGATTTCTGTCATTGATGACCCACGGGCGACCGGGATGACCTGGTTTCGCGAAAATAAGTAAAAGTAGCTGGAAGCGCACCATTGGTGTTTAGCGATTGTGGGCTTCCGCAGTTTGCGTTTAGCCGTTTAATCACCTGATGAAGGGGGTATGCGTATCGGCTTGCCACGTTAAGGCAATACGAAAAGAAGCCTGCTCATTCCGACTCACTTGAAATCAGATAAAGCGCCGTCAGGGAACCTTGAAACCGGGTTTTCGGATGGCGTAGTTTTTTTCTGATGAGAGAGGGTTGCCGATAAGCGAAAATTTCCCGCCGGATATTTAATTGCCTAATTGCCGTGTTGATGCACCGAACTATTTGACAAAAGAGAAGTCGCTTATAATAATGAATGTCTTTTGCGTGAAGCGGTTTTTTGCTTGATGGGAAGCATGACACAAGGCACGCGGGCAGTTTTTGTTAGCCTATGGAACTCAACATCAGTCAGATTGATGAGCGAGATGGACTGAACCTCACCCATCGATATACGGAAGGGGAAATCGGTTTAGTTGGAAACGACGGCAAACTCGTTGGTCGAACCGCTGTCAATCTTCAAGCCACACGCGAAGGTGAAGAAGTTTTGTTGCGCGGCAGCGTGCAGGCAAATGTGCAGTTTGAATGCGACAGATGCCTCGTGGAGATGACGGTTCCGGTCACTCAGAGTTTCGATTTGCTTTATCTTCCGGCAAGCCACCGCAATGCGCGCGAAGAACATGAATTAAAAGCAGATGATCTTTCAATCGCCTATTATCAGGGGCACTTGATTAATTTAGATGACCTTGTGCGCGAACAGATTGAACTGACGCTGCCCATGACCCGGATTTGCCGCGAAAACTGTCAGGGGCTTTGCACCGAGTGCGGAGCCAATTTGAATGAAGGCAAATGTAATTGCGGCAATCAGCAGATAGACCCGCGATGGGCTGCGCTCAAGGGCTTGAAAACAAATTAAGGAGTTTTATTTACCATGCCAAATCCGAAACGCAAACATTCAAAATCGCGTACCGGCAATCGCCGCGCGCATGATTTTTTAGCTACACCTGCCATTAATGCCTGTACACAATGCGGGGCTGCCGTAATGCAACACCGCGTCTGCCAGAAATGCGGTTTCTATCGCGGTCGTAAAGTCATGGAAGTCAAAGAAGACAACCGCTAGTTTTAATTGCGGATTGCGAAATGCGGATTGCGGATTGATGAAGAAATCGTTCAATTCCTAATCGGCAAAACACAATCAAAAGGTAAATGCGAAATTTCAAATTGCACAATCAAAATCTGCAATCCGCAATCGAAAGGTTGGAATGCTGAAAATCGCTGTTGATGCTATGGGAGGCGATTATGCTCCCGCAAGCGAAGTCGAGGGTGCCATTCAGGCGGTGCGTGAACTCGACGCGAGCGTCATTCTGGTCGGACAAATCGAAAAAATCCAAAGCGAACTCGCAAAACATCGCGCCGCTCAGGACGCAGTTTGGGATGAATCGAAGATTGAAATCGTTGATGCGCGTGAAGTCATCACCATGAACGACCCGGTTGCACAGGCGTTTCGTCGCAAACGTGATAGCTCGATTCGCGTCGCCGCCACTCTGGTACAGGAAGGCAAAGCCCACGCACTGGTCAGCGCCGGCAATACCGGCGCAGTGATGATGACCGCGAAACTGATTATCGGGTCGCTTTCCAAAGTTGATCGCCCGGCGCTTGCAACCGTGTTACCCACTTATGATCGCGCCGGTGCGGTGTTACTCGATGTCGGTGCCAATGCCGAATGCAAACCGAAACACCTTTATGAATTCGCGGTGATGGGGTCGCTCTATTCGAGCGCCATCCTCGGCGTTGAAAATCCCCGCGTCGGCGTTCTCTCAATCGGTGAAGAAGAAGAGAAGGGCAACGACCTCACCAAAGAAGCCGCAAAACTGCTGAAAGATTCCCGGCTCAATTTTATTGGCAATGTCGAAGGTCGTGACCTTTACAACAATCAGGCTGATGTTATTGTCTGTGATGGATTCACCGGCAATGTGGCTTTGAAGGTCAGCGAAGGCGTCGTCGAATTCATCATGAGCTTTTTTAAGAAGGCGATGGCGGCGTCGGAAGCGAATGCTGCGATGGCTTCCAATCCGGTATTTGCCAGTTTGCGCAAGCGCCTTGATTATTCCGAATATGGCGGCGCGCCGCTTCTCGGCATCAAGAGCGCAACGGTGATTTGTCACGGGCGTTCCAATGCCAAAGCCATCCGCAATGCGATTGCCGTGGCGCGCGATTATTCGGTTGGTAAAGTTAGTGAAAGGATTGAAGAGCAGTTGACAACCTAGTCCGTAGCCCGTAGTCCATCGTCCGTAGCATCTGACAAATACGACGCTAAGGACAACAGACTACGAATAACTACGGACTACGGACTACGGACGAATGATCAAAGTTGCATTTATCTTTCCGGGACAAGGGTCGCAAACCGTCGGCATGGGTAAAGAATTAGCTGACGCTTTGCCGGTTGCGCGAAAAGTTTTTGATGAAGCCGATGCGGCGCTCGGCGAAGCGCTCTCAACCCTTTGTTTTGAAGGTCCCGAAGAAACCTTGAAATTAACTGCGAATACCCAACCGGCGATTTTGACAACTTCGATTGCGGCGCTTCGCGCCTTGGAAGCGCGCGGCATTCACCCGGATTTTGTCGCCGGTCATTCGCTGGGTGAATATAGCGCACTGGTTGCCGCAGGCGGTTTGAATTTTGCAGACGCCGTGCGCATTGTCAGGCAGCGCGGCGAGTTTATGCAGGAGGCTGTGCCCGCGGGTGAAGGGGCGATGGCGGCGCTGATTGGCGGCGATGTTGCAAGCGTCGAATCGCTTTGCGAAGCGGTGGCGAGTTTAGGTGTTTGCCAGCCGGCAAAT
This genomic window from Acidobacteriota bacterium contains:
- a CDS encoding DUF177 domain-containing protein, producing the protein MELNISQIDERDGLNLTHRYTEGEIGLVGNDGKLVGRTAVNLQATREGEEVLLRGSVQANVQFECDRCLVEMTVPVTQSFDLLYLPASHRNAREEHELKADDLSIAYYQGHLINLDDLVREQIELTLPMTRICRENCQGLCTECGANLNEGKCNCGNQQIDPRWAALKGLKTN
- the rpmF gene encoding 50S ribosomal protein L32, with the protein product MPNPKRKHSKSRTGNRRAHDFLATPAINACTQCGAAVMQHRVCQKCGFYRGRKVMEVKEDNR
- the plsX gene encoding phosphate acyltransferase PlsX, encoding MLKIAVDAMGGDYAPASEVEGAIQAVRELDASVILVGQIEKIQSELAKHRAAQDAVWDESKIEIVDAREVITMNDPVAQAFRRKRDSSIRVAATLVQEGKAHALVSAGNTGAVMMTAKLIIGSLSKVDRPALATVLPTYDRAGAVLLDVGANAECKPKHLYEFAVMGSLYSSAILGVENPRVGVLSIGEEEEKGNDLTKEAAKLLKDSRLNFIGNVEGRDLYNNQADVIVCDGFTGNVALKVSEGVVEFIMSFFKKAMAASEANAAMASNPVFASLRKRLDYSEYGGAPLLGIKSATVICHGRSNAKAIRNAIAVARDYSVGKVSERIEEQLTT
- the fabD gene encoding ACP S-malonyltransferase, producing the protein MIKVAFIFPGQGSQTVGMGKELADALPVARKVFDEADAALGEALSTLCFEGPEETLKLTANTQPAILTTSIAALRALEARGIHPDFVAGHSLGEYSALVAAGGLNFADAVRIVRQRGEFMQEAVPAGEGAMAALIGGDVASVESLCEAVASLGVCQPANINSPSQIVIAGNKAAVERAVELAKDKGFRRAVLLAVSAPFHCQLMKPAAEKLQPVLEATTFADLQTPLVTNVDARIIATGTAARDSLCRQVASPVRWSDSVRLLLEEGVGVFVEVGAGKVLSGLVRNLSKECKVFNVENLESLEATVAALQ